The Halopseudomonas sabulinigri genome window below encodes:
- a CDS encoding symmetrical bis(5'-nucleosyl)-tetraphosphatase, whose amino-acid sequence MTTYAVGDIQGCLKPLKCLLAEVDFNPSRDVLWSVGDMVNRGPDSLDTLRYLNSLDNACVAVLGNHDLHLLAAAHDSRRLRKSDTLKSLLKADDRKKLLESLRQRPLAHYDEQLGYVMSHAGIPPIWSVKQTLALAGEVETVLRSDKRLPGFLDEMYGNEPARWKDSLKGMARLRAITNYLTRMRFCKPDGTLDLKSKEGLETTPKGYAPWFRYPRQDAKTQVVFGHWAALEGRTGTQGVHALDTGCVWGGRMTLMNLDNQELHYCDCSH is encoded by the coding sequence ATGACGACTTACGCTGTTGGCGATATTCAAGGCTGTCTCAAGCCACTCAAATGCCTGCTGGCCGAGGTCGACTTCAACCCCTCGCGGGACGTGCTCTGGTCGGTCGGCGACATGGTCAACCGGGGCCCTGATTCGCTCGACACGCTGCGTTACCTGAACAGCCTCGACAACGCCTGCGTCGCTGTACTCGGCAACCACGACCTGCACCTGCTGGCGGCAGCACATGACAGCCGTCGCCTGCGCAAGTCCGACACGCTGAAAAGCCTGCTGAAGGCGGATGACCGCAAGAAACTATTGGAAAGCCTTCGCCAGCGGCCGCTGGCGCATTATGACGAGCAACTTGGCTACGTCATGAGTCATGCAGGAATTCCCCCGATCTGGAGCGTCAAACAGACGCTCGCACTGGCTGGCGAGGTGGAGACCGTGCTGCGTTCGGACAAACGCCTGCCGGGCTTTCTTGATGAGATGTACGGCAACGAACCAGCGCGCTGGAAAGACAGCCTCAAGGGGATGGCGCGGCTACGCGCCATTACCAACTATCTGACGCGCATGCGCTTCTGCAAACCCGATGGTACCCTGGACCTCAAGTCCAAGGAGGGCCTGGAAACTACGCCCAAGGGCTATGCCCCCTGGTTTCGCTATCCCCGCCAGGACGCCAAGACTCAGGTGGTGTTCGGGCACTGGGCTGCACTGGAAGGCCGCACCGGTACCCAGGGTGTGCATGCGCTGGACACCGGATGCGTCTGGGGTGGGCGCATGACACTGATGAACCTCGACAACCAGGAACTGCATTACTGCGACTGTTCCCACTAA
- the rsmA gene encoding 16S rRNA (adenine(1518)-N(6)/adenine(1519)-N(6))-dimethyltransferase RsmA, with protein sequence MNQFPQHKARKRFGQNFLHDAGVIDRIIRSVAPHEGDRMVEIGPGQGAITSGLLASGAQLDVVELDHDLHPILMGQFGFNERFRLHKGDALKFNFSQLAEDGRKLRVVGNLPYNISTPLMFHLLAQSHCIADMHFMLQKEVVQRLAATAGMNHYGRLGIMVQYHCAVEHLFDVGSGAFKPAPKVDSAIVRLTPHSSLPHPADDVKILENIVREAFNQRRKTLRNTLKPLLSAEQIEAEGLDPSIRPEQVDLAGFVRLANHLARQEHAAS encoded by the coding sequence ATGAATCAGTTTCCGCAACACAAGGCGCGCAAGCGCTTCGGCCAGAACTTCCTGCACGACGCCGGGGTCATTGATCGCATCATTCGCTCCGTCGCGCCGCACGAAGGCGATCGCATGGTCGAGATTGGCCCAGGCCAGGGCGCCATTACCTCGGGCCTGCTGGCCAGCGGTGCGCAGCTGGACGTGGTTGAGCTGGATCATGACCTGCATCCGATTCTGATGGGCCAGTTTGGCTTCAACGAGCGCTTCCGCCTGCACAAGGGGGACGCTCTGAAGTTCAACTTCAGTCAATTGGCCGAAGACGGCCGCAAGCTGCGCGTCGTCGGCAACCTGCCCTACAACATTTCCACGCCGCTGATGTTTCACTTGCTCGCGCAATCGCATTGCATTGCCGACATGCACTTCATGCTGCAGAAAGAGGTGGTCCAGCGCCTGGCTGCCACCGCCGGGATGAACCACTACGGCCGTCTTGGCATCATGGTGCAGTACCACTGCGCCGTCGAGCACCTGTTCGACGTGGGCTCCGGCGCGTTCAAGCCCGCCCCCAAGGTCGATTCGGCCATTGTCCGCCTGACTCCGCACAGCTCCCTGCCGCACCCGGCCGATGACGTGAAGATCCTCGAAAACATCGTGCGCGAAGCCTTCAACCAGCGCCGCAAGACCCTGCGCAATACGCTCAAGCCGCTGCTCAGCGCCGAGCAGATCGAAGCTGAAGGGCTGGACCCGAGCATCAGGCCAGAACAGGTAGACCTGGCCGGCTTCGTGCGCCTGGCCAACCACCTCGCGCGACAGGAGCACGCCGCCTCATGA
- a CDS encoding peptidylprolyl isomerase, which translates to MHCKFIPAIFSLCAAMLLGSAAQAAVVPLDRVAAIVDNDVVMVSQVNERMQAVRQQLRQNGTELPPEDQLQSQVLDRLVLESIQLQMGERAGIRIDDAALNQAMQQIAARNNVTLEQFRAALERDGISYNQAREQIRREMIINRVRQRRVRDTIQVTDQEVRNFLNSEVGRYQTSADFRLAMIVLPLSESASQSEVEKVAKAAGDIYQQLQNGADFNTLAASRSAGDTALEGGELGWRKAAQLPGPFANAVGQLEIGGVTQPMRSPAGFHILKLLEKRGGEGQLVTEYQVRHILIKPSEIRSEGEAAQLSQRLYDRIAKGESFAELAKAYSEDPGSALNGGSLNWVTADSLAPEFAEVMTSIPENQVSVPFQSQYGWHILQVTDEREVDMTDEMREQQAINLIQSRKYEEELQSWLLKIRDEAYVETKI; encoded by the coding sequence ATGCATTGTAAGTTTATACCGGCCATTTTCAGCCTGTGCGCAGCCATGCTGTTGGGCTCTGCCGCGCAGGCCGCCGTCGTGCCACTGGACCGGGTAGCCGCCATCGTCGACAACGACGTGGTGATGGTCAGCCAGGTCAACGAGCGTATGCAGGCCGTGCGTCAGCAGTTGCGCCAGAACGGCACCGAGCTGCCGCCGGAAGACCAGTTGCAGTCTCAGGTACTTGACCGCCTGGTGCTGGAAAGTATCCAGTTGCAGATGGGTGAACGGGCCGGCATCCGCATTGACGACGCCGCCCTGAACCAGGCCATGCAGCAAATCGCCGCCCGTAACAACGTTACTCTGGAGCAGTTTCGCGCCGCGCTGGAACGCGATGGCATCAGCTACAATCAGGCCCGCGAGCAGATTCGCCGCGAGATGATCATCAACCGGGTGCGTCAGCGCCGCGTGCGCGACACCATTCAGGTTACCGATCAGGAAGTGCGCAACTTCCTCAACTCCGAGGTTGGCCGCTATCAGACTTCCGCCGACTTTCGCTTGGCCATGATAGTGCTGCCGCTCTCGGAAAGTGCCAGCCAAAGCGAAGTTGAAAAGGTCGCCAAGGCCGCTGGCGACATCTACCAGCAGCTGCAGAACGGCGCGGACTTCAACACCCTGGCTGCCAGCCGCTCGGCCGGCGATACCGCCCTGGAAGGCGGCGAACTTGGCTGGCGCAAGGCTGCTCAGCTGCCTGGCCCCTTTGCCAATGCAGTAGGTCAACTGGAGATCGGCGGCGTGACCCAGCCAATGCGTTCACCAGCCGGCTTCCACATCCTCAAGCTGCTGGAGAAGCGCGGCGGCGAGGGCCAGCTGGTGACCGAATACCAGGTGCGCCACATCCTTATCAAGCCCAGCGAGATTCGCTCCGAGGGCGAGGCCGCACAACTCAGCCAGCGCCTGTATGACCGTATTGCCAAGGGCGAGTCCTTTGCCGAGCTGGCCAAGGCCTATTCGGAAGACCCGGGCAGCGCGCTCAATGGTGGCAGCCTCAACTGGGTGACCGCGGACAGCCTGGCGCCGGAGTTTGCCGAGGTCATGACCAGCATTCCAGAGAACCAGGTCTCGGTACCCTTCCAGAGCCAGTATGGCTGGCACATCCTGCAGGTCACCGACGAGCGTGAGGTCGACATGACCGACGAGATGCGCGAACAGCAGGCCATCAACCTGATCCAGAGCCGCAAGTACGAAGAAGAGCTACAGAGCTGGCTGTTGAAAATCCGCGACGAAGCCTACGTCGAGACCAAGATCTAG
- the apaG gene encoding Co2+/Mg2+ efflux protein ApaG, with protein MSNAATYAIAVSVQTRYLREQSDPAAQRFAFAYTITIANQGSLPAQLLSRHWLITDGNNKVQDVQGPGVVGEQPVIAPGASHTYTSGCLLDTPVGTMEGSYDMRASDGHAFSASIERFRLAKPNALN; from the coding sequence ATGAGCAACGCAGCAACTTACGCCATCGCGGTCAGCGTGCAAACCCGCTACCTGCGCGAGCAGTCTGACCCAGCCGCCCAGCGCTTCGCCTTTGCCTACACCATCACCATCGCCAACCAGGGTAGTCTGCCAGCGCAACTGCTAAGCCGGCACTGGCTGATCACCGATGGCAACAACAAGGTGCAGGACGTTCAGGGCCCGGGCGTGGTCGGCGAGCAGCCGGTGATCGCTCCCGGCGCCAGCCACACCTATACCAGCGGTTGCCTGCTGGACACACCGGTTGGCACCATGGAAGGCAGTTACGATATGCGCGCCAGCGATGGGCACGCCTTCAGCGCCAGCATCGAGCGCTTCCGCCTGGCCAAACCCAACGCTCTGAACTGA
- the pdxA gene encoding 4-hydroxythreonine-4-phosphate dehydrogenase PdxA has translation MSVPCLAITAGEPAGIGPDLCIQIAQHPSAAQRVVIADPELLHCRARQLGLPLELLPYDPDAIAAPQAAGQLSILPVPLAAVCQAGQLDARNAAYVLKTLRLAGEGCLSGRFAAVVTAPVHKGIINDAGVPFSGHTEFFAEQTATEQVVMMLACPGLRVALATTHLPLRAVADSITAPLLKRVIRILQADLISKFGIARPRILVCGLNPHAGEDGHLGREELDIIIPALDALRAEGIELIGPLPADTLFTAKHLDQADAVLAMYHDQGLPVLKHKGFGQAVNITLGMPIIRTSVDHGTALDLAGSGLADAGSLRVAIDTAEQMIAARRNA, from the coding sequence GTGAGCGTACCCTGCCTTGCGATAACCGCCGGTGAGCCGGCGGGTATCGGTCCTGACCTGTGCATACAGATTGCCCAACACCCCAGCGCTGCCCAGCGCGTGGTCATTGCCGACCCCGAGCTACTGCACTGCCGGGCAAGGCAACTGGGCTTGCCGCTGGAGCTGCTGCCCTACGACCCTGACGCCATTGCTGCGCCGCAGGCCGCCGGCCAGTTGAGCATCCTCCCGGTACCCCTGGCTGCCGTGTGCCAAGCCGGCCAGCTGGATGCCCGCAACGCAGCCTATGTGCTGAAAACCCTGCGTCTGGCAGGCGAAGGCTGCCTGAGCGGGCGCTTTGCCGCGGTGGTCACGGCACCAGTGCACAAGGGCATCATCAATGATGCGGGCGTTCCCTTCTCCGGTCACACCGAGTTCTTTGCCGAGCAGACGGCTACCGAGCAGGTGGTCATGATGCTCGCCTGCCCAGGTCTGCGGGTTGCTCTGGCCACCACGCACCTACCGCTGCGGGCGGTTGCCGACAGCATTACCGCACCCTTACTCAAGCGGGTCATCCGCATCCTGCAGGCCGACCTGATCAGCAAGTTTGGCATTGCTCGCCCGCGCATCCTGGTCTGCGGCCTTAATCCGCACGCCGGCGAAGACGGCCATCTTGGCCGCGAAGAGCTGGACATCATCATCCCTGCCTTGGACGCACTGCGCGCCGAGGGCATCGAGCTGATCGGCCCGCTGCCAGCAGACACACTCTTTACCGCCAAACACCTCGACCAGGCTGATGCGGTGCTCGCCATGTACCACGACCAGGGTTTGCCCGTGCTCAAACACAAAGGGTTTGGCCAAGCGGTGAATATTACTCTGGGCATGCCGATCATCCGTACCTCGGTCGACCACGGTACCGCACTCGACCTGGCCGGCAGCGGCCTGGCCGATGCGGGCAGCCTGAGGGTGGCAATAGATACCGCAGAGCAGATGATCGCCGCTCGGAGAAACGCATGA
- the glpE gene encoding thiosulfate sulfurtransferase GlpE, producing MSDFQRIDPIQASELLQGGAQLADIRDPQSYQLGHIPGAVRLDNDNLAQFVATADKQTPLLVCCYHGNSSQPAAAYLASLGFAAVYSLDGGFELWRQQFPEQISHD from the coding sequence ATGAGCGACTTTCAACGCATTGACCCCATTCAGGCCAGCGAGCTACTGCAGGGCGGTGCGCAGTTGGCTGACATCCGCGACCCGCAGAGTTATCAGCTGGGCCACATTCCCGGCGCCGTGCGACTGGATAACGACAACCTCGCACAGTTTGTGGCAACGGCAGACAAACAGACCCCTCTGCTGGTGTGCTGCTATCACGGCAACTCCAGCCAGCCCGCAGCAGCTTACCTGGCCAGCCTGGGCTTTGCCGCCGTATACAGTCTGGATGGCGGCTTCGAGCTATGGCGCCAGCAGTTTCCCGAACAGATCAGCCACGACTAA
- the murU gene encoding N-acetylmuramate alpha-1-phosphate uridylyltransferase MurU has translation MKAMILAAGKGERMRPLTLRTPKPLLPVAGKPLIQWHIEALASAGVQDLVINHAWLGEQLERHFADGSELGVRIQWSRESAPLETGGGIRQALPLLGEAPFILVNGDIRTSFDFAGLALPAGKLAHLVLIDNPPHNPGGDFTLGDGLVRNPSADAPGLTYSGIAVLHPALLAEQPPGAFKLAPLLRAAADQGRVSGEHFAGAWIDVGTPERLAEAERLVEG, from the coding sequence ATGAAAGCCATGATTCTGGCTGCCGGCAAGGGCGAACGTATGCGACCGCTAACGCTGCGCACCCCCAAGCCGTTGCTGCCGGTCGCGGGCAAACCGCTTATCCAATGGCACATTGAGGCACTGGCCAGCGCGGGTGTGCAGGATCTGGTAATCAATCACGCCTGGCTGGGTGAGCAGCTGGAACGTCATTTTGCAGATGGCAGCGAACTTGGCGTACGTATTCAATGGTCACGGGAAAGCGCGCCGCTGGAAACTGGCGGGGGGATTCGCCAGGCGCTCCCCCTGCTCGGCGAGGCGCCCTTTATCCTGGTAAATGGTGATATCCGCACGAGCTTTGATTTTGCCGGACTGGCATTGCCGGCCGGCAAGCTGGCGCATCTGGTGCTGATTGACAACCCACCACACAATCCTGGCGGTGACTTTACCTTGGGCGACGGCCTGGTCCGCAATCCGTCCGCGGATGCCCCCGGCTTAACTTACAGCGGCATCGCGGTGCTGCATCCGGCGCTGCTGGCAGAGCAGCCCCCAGGCGCATTCAAGCTGGCGCCCTTGCTGCGCGCGGCGGCGGATCAGGGGCGGGTCAGTGGTGAGCACTTTGCCGGTGCCTGGATAGATGTCGGCACCCCCGAGCGCTTGGCGGAAGCCGAGCGGCTGGTGGAGGGCTAA
- a CDS encoding LPS-assembly protein LptD has translation MAYRTPPFRSSFPMLLASSLLLAQPISAFAANQVQCRASGTSWSCEPVQARGELPPRPPQPRPLPAPVSDAPVGITAPAAAAGVAAAATQAAPRNDFSRLDWVPREQLTAEQQAAIAPYCGGTYVEPARSGRDDETPFDELPVYASADSSRFEQGSQTGVLEGDVLLRQGRLQARSDQASFDQANSSARLEGNVQLRDQGVLVLGDTASMRIDNGETRIDNVEYVVHAARARGTADKLMRRDDAVIVMTDGSYTTCEPGENTWSLHSKDIELDREKGWGEAKHVTLKVKDVPVFYSPYLYFPLDDRRQTGLLTPSISHSTDNGTEIETPYYINIAPDYDATLYPRYLSERGMQLEGEFRYLKPDNEGKLSAAYLNDTKYDENRWLYGWQHKGGLSSRWSTEVDYTDISDPFYFQDLNSALDVRSDTYVDQRAAATYRGDGWRFQAAVHDYELATITSLTPYERLPQLRLDGADWLGDSGLRFGYKAEYTYFDRDLSSGFITGQDGVQFDSQGNPILTPDENLIGLQRATGHRVSVSPSLSYPWRNNWAFVTPSVRTQTTYYDLDFDARADGFDYGDANNTPSSTIPVASLDGGLYFDRQTSWFGNSLRQTLEPRAFYLYAPYENQDDQPLFDTNENTFSYNSLFRDDRFSGNDRVGDANQLSLGVTSRALENDGTERARGSFGQVFYFRDREVQLLEADGTAPEADTSSSSAYAAEVMYQVSDAWRLNADVLWDPDDSGSDAGSVMANYQPEPRKILNMGYRYRNNINTFNALTGTFDRDVDQRIDQSDLSFMWPLNPQWSLIGRWQHDFAEDRTLEAFGGLEYDSCCWKLRVVNRYWVDYNEFESVAQDETNRGIFLQIVLKGLGSVTGNDVDSLLDDGIPGYREREDNAL, from the coding sequence ATGGCCTACCGAACTCCTCCGTTTCGTTCTTCGTTCCCCATGTTGCTGGCCAGCTCTCTGCTGCTGGCACAGCCGATCAGCGCCTTTGCTGCCAATCAGGTGCAATGTCGCGCCAGCGGCACCAGCTGGAGCTGCGAACCCGTGCAAGCCCGTGGCGAATTGCCGCCTAGGCCGCCACAACCCCGCCCGCTGCCGGCCCCGGTCAGCGACGCGCCTGTCGGCATCACTGCGCCTGCGGCCGCCGCTGGGGTCGCCGCAGCGGCTACCCAGGCCGCACCGCGCAACGATTTCAGTCGTCTCGACTGGGTGCCCCGTGAGCAGTTGACCGCCGAACAACAGGCAGCCATCGCGCCTTACTGCGGCGGCACTTACGTCGAGCCCGCGCGCAGCGGCCGGGACGATGAAACCCCGTTTGACGAGTTGCCGGTTTATGCTTCCGCCGACTCCAGCCGTTTTGAGCAAGGCAGTCAGACCGGCGTACTTGAGGGCGACGTACTGTTGCGCCAGGGTCGCCTGCAAGCGCGGTCCGACCAGGCCAGCTTTGACCAGGCCAACAGCAGCGCGCGCCTTGAAGGCAACGTTCAGCTGCGTGACCAGGGCGTTCTGGTCCTGGGCGACACGGCGAGCATGCGCATAGATAACGGCGAAACCCGCATCGACAACGTCGAATACGTGGTACATGCCGCCCGTGCCAGAGGCACCGCAGACAAGCTGATGCGCCGCGATGACGCCGTTATCGTCATGACTGACGGCAGCTACACCACCTGCGAGCCTGGCGAAAACACCTGGTCCCTGCACAGCAAAGACATCGAACTGGACCGCGAAAAAGGCTGGGGTGAAGCCAAGCACGTGACCCTCAAGGTCAAGGACGTGCCGGTTTTCTACTCACCCTATCTGTATTTCCCGCTGGATGACCGCCGCCAGACCGGCCTGCTGACCCCGTCGATCAGCCACTCCACGGACAACGGCACCGAGATCGAAACGCCCTATTACATCAATATCGCGCCCGATTACGACGCCACTCTGTATCCGCGCTACCTCTCCGAACGGGGCATGCAGCTCGAAGGTGAGTTCCGTTACCTCAAGCCGGACAACGAGGGCAAACTGTCCGCTGCCTATCTGAACGACACCAAGTACGATGAGAACCGTTGGTTGTACGGCTGGCAGCACAAGGGCGGCCTGAGCAGCCGCTGGAGCACCGAGGTCGACTACACCGACATCAGTGATCCCTTCTACTTCCAGGATCTGAACTCGGCCCTTGATGTGCGCAGCGATACCTATGTGGATCAGCGCGCCGCCGCAACCTATCGCGGCGACGGCTGGCGCTTCCAGGCCGCCGTCCACGACTACGAGCTGGCCACCATTACCTCGCTTACCCCCTACGAGCGACTGCCGCAATTGCGCCTCGACGGGGCAGACTGGCTGGGCGATAGCGGCCTGCGCTTTGGTTACAAGGCGGAATACACCTACTTCGACCGCGACCTGAGCAGCGGCTTCATCACCGGCCAAGACGGCGTTCAGTTCGACAGTCAGGGCAACCCCATTCTAACCCCGGATGAAAACCTGATCGGTCTGCAGCGCGCGACCGGTCACCGCGTCAGCGTCAGCCCCAGTCTGAGTTACCCGTGGCGTAACAACTGGGCCTTCGTAACGCCCAGCGTGCGCACCCAGACGACCTACTACGACCTGGACTTCGACGCTCGCGCCGACGGCTTTGACTACGGCGACGCCAACAACACACCGTCCAGCACCATTCCAGTGGCCAGCCTCGACGGCGGCTTGTATTTCGACCGCCAGACCAGCTGGTTCGGCAACAGTCTGCGTCAGACCCTGGAGCCGCGAGCGTTTTATCTGTATGCGCCCTATGAAAACCAGGACGATCAACCGCTGTTTGACACCAACGAGAACACCTTCAGCTATAACTCGCTGTTCCGTGATGACCGTTTCAGTGGCAACGACCGCGTGGGTGATGCCAACCAGCTGTCGCTGGGCGTAACCAGCCGCGCCCTGGAGAACGATGGCACCGAGCGCGCCCGCGGCAGCTTTGGCCAGGTGTTCTACTTCCGCGACCGCGAGGTACAGCTGCTGGAAGCTGATGGTACTGCGCCCGAGGCTGACACCTCCTCGTCTTCGGCTTACGCCGCCGAGGTCATGTACCAGGTCAGCGACGCCTGGCGCCTGAACGCAGACGTGCTTTGGGACCCGGATGACAGTGGCAGCGACGCCGGTAGCGTGATGGCCAATTACCAGCCCGAGCCGCGCAAGATACTCAACATGGGCTACCGCTATCGCAACAACATCAACACCTTCAATGCGCTGACCGGCACCTTTGACCGCGATGTCGATCAACGTATCGACCAGTCGGACCTGTCGTTCATGTGGCCACTAAACCCACAGTGGAGCCTAATCGGTCGCTGGCAGCACGACTTTGCCGAGGATCGAACCCTCGAAGCATTCGGTGGTCTTGAGTACGACAGCTGCTGCTGGAAATTGCGTGTCGTCAACCGGTATTGGGTTGACTACAACGAGTTTGAATCGGTCGCCCAGGACGAAACCAATCGCGGGATCTTCCTGCAGATTGTGCTCAAGGGCCTTGGCAGTGTGACCGGCAATGACGTCGACAGCCTGCTCGACGATGGAATCCCAGGTTATAGAGAGCGTGAAGATAATGCATTGTAA
- a CDS encoding aminoglycoside phosphotransferase family protein — protein sequence MDSRTTQLHNWLPAALQQGFAQMGWGPVVEGELSPASADASFRRYFRWQAGPRSLIIMDAPPAHENSEPFVRIAGLLQDAGVRVPRILACDLEQGFLLLEDMGSQTYLQSIQAGGICAEQLDRMFSAAIDSLIRWQLASQPGVLPAYDEAVLRRELDLFPDWYVAHERGRALTAAEQADWQALQALLLDSNLGEAQVYVHRDYMPRNLMTADGEPGVLDFQDALYGPVSYDATSLFADAFFSWPAAERSAWLERYRQRARAAGVPVPADVGTFMAQARLMGVQRHLKVLGIFARICHRDGKPHYLQDAPRFIRYLRDACEQDARLQPLQRLLDSLEMAV from the coding sequence ATGGATTCAAGAACGACGCAATTGCACAATTGGTTGCCCGCGGCCTTGCAGCAGGGGTTTGCGCAGATGGGCTGGGGCCCGGTGGTCGAGGGGGAGTTGTCACCGGCCAGTGCCGATGCCAGTTTTCGCCGCTATTTTCGCTGGCAGGCTGGGCCGCGCAGCCTGATCATCATGGATGCACCGCCGGCACACGAAAACAGCGAGCCCTTTGTGCGTATCGCCGGCCTGCTGCAGGATGCCGGGGTGCGGGTGCCGCGCATTCTGGCCTGTGACCTGGAGCAAGGCTTTCTGCTGCTCGAAGACATGGGCAGCCAGACCTACCTGCAAAGCATTCAGGCCGGTGGTATCTGCGCCGAGCAGTTGGACCGGATGTTCAGTGCGGCAATCGATAGCCTGATTCGCTGGCAGTTGGCCAGCCAGCCGGGTGTGCTGCCAGCCTATGACGAAGCCGTGTTGCGCCGTGAGCTCGACTTGTTCCCTGATTGGTACGTAGCGCACGAGCGTGGCCGGGCGCTCACCGCGGCGGAGCAAGCCGACTGGCAAGCGTTGCAGGCGTTGCTGCTGGACAGCAATCTGGGCGAAGCGCAGGTCTATGTGCATCGCGATTACATGCCCAGGAATCTGATGACTGCCGACGGCGAGCCCGGTGTGCTGGACTTTCAGGACGCGCTTTATGGGCCGGTCAGTTATGACGCTACCTCGCTGTTTGCCGATGCCTTCTTCAGCTGGCCTGCCGCCGAGCGCAGTGCCTGGCTGGAGCGCTATCGGCAGCGCGCGCGCGCGGCCGGTGTGCCGGTGCCCGCTGACGTTGGCACCTTCATGGCGCAGGCCCGACTGATGGGCGTGCAGCGTCACCTCAAGGTGCTGGGCATCTTTGCGCGCATTTGTCACCGGGACGGCAAGCCGCATTACCTGCAGGATGCGCCACGCTTCATCCGCTACCTGCGCGATGCCTGCGAACAAGATGCACGCCTGCAACCGCTGCAGCGCCTGCTCGACAGTCTGGAGATGGCGGTATGA